In Vicia villosa cultivar HV-30 ecotype Madison, WI unplaced genomic scaffold, Vvil1.0 ctg.000025F_1_1, whole genome shotgun sequence, one genomic interval encodes:
- the LOC131622203 gene encoding uncharacterized protein LOC131622203 — protein sequence MPYQVRSNLFISNINDAAQILQNAAVQHNITHILSVLSSASISFFSEWRSNISIPVKEISKLHVSDLPSAAKSALSPDKLLYSLEYAGKDFKLVRMAVPLKDTESENLLDYLEVCIDFIDRSRKEGSVLVHCFAGVSRSASVITAYLMRSENLSLEDALESLKQSCEFVCPNDGFLEQLKMFEEMGFKVDHSSPVYKRFRLKVLGENHFAGSRIDSSKLGADPGMPVETSSEPPEATKVDNNHSPTFRCKKCRRIVALQEHVIDHIPGEGETSFDWHKRRSGNPFNKSNESECSSIFIEPLRWMKDVEEGALEGKLSCTHCDARLGYFNWSGIQCSCGSWITPAFQLHQSRVDISPV from the exons ATGCCTTACCAAGTCCGCTCGAATCTCTTCATCAGCAACATCAACGACGCAGCTCAGATTCTCCAAAACGCCGCCGTTCAACACAACATCACCCACATCCTTTCCGTTCTCAGCTCCGCTTCAATCTCCTTCTTCTCCGAATGGCGTTCCAACATCTCCATCCCCGTCAAAGAGATTTCCAAACTTCACGTCTCCGACCTCCCTTCCGCCGCCAAGTCCGCCCTCTCGCCGGACAAACTCCTCTACTCACTCGAGTACGCCGGTAAAGATTTCAAGCTTGTAAGGATGGCGGTTCCTCTTAAGGATACTGAGAGCGAGAATTTGTTGGATTACCTTGAGGTTTGCATCGATTTCATTGATCGGAGTAGGAAGGAAGGTTCTGTATTAGTTCACTGTTTTGCAGGTGTTTCTAGAAG TGCATCGGTTATTACTGCTTATTTGATGAGAAGCGAGAATCTGTCACTAGAAG aTGCCCTTGAATCATTAAAGCAGAGCTGTGAATTTGTTTGCCCCAATGATGGTTTTCTAGAGCAG TTGAAAATGTTTGAGGAGATGGGTTTCAAGGTTGATCATTCTAGCCCTGTATACAAGCGCTTTCGTCTAAAAGTACTAG GTGAGAATCATTTTGCAGGGTCAAGGATAGACAGTTCTAAACTTGGTGCAGATCCTGGCATGcctgttgaaacatcttcagaGCCACCAGAAGCTACTAAAGTAGATAATAACCATAGCCCTACATTCCGTTGTAAGAAGTGCCGTCGGATTGTTGCATTGCAAGAACATGTTATAGATCATATTCCTGGTGAGGGTGAGACATCCTTTGATTGGCACAAGCGAAGAAGTGGCAATCCTTTTAACAAATCTAATGAGTCTGAGTGTTCGTCCATATTTATTGAGCCTCTACGATGGATGAAAGATG TCGAGGAAGGCGCGTTGGAGGGAAAGCTGTCCTGCACTCATTGTGATGCCCGTTTGGGATACTTTAATTGGTCAGGCATACAATGCAGCTGTGGAAGCTGGATAACCCCAGCTTTCCAACTTCACCAAAGTCGGGTAGATATAAGCCCTGTGTAA
- the LOC131622204 gene encoding CDPK-related kinase 7-like, with amino-acid sequence MGLCHGKPLEPSHTERQISTSANDEILQLPPPTPLTPTIHHASTKSSSKFPFFSPSPLPSFFKHSPAHSNSNSNSNSVSSTPLRIFKRPFPPPSPAKHIRALLAKRHGSVKPNEATIPEGSECEVGLDKSFGFSKQFGVNFEIGQEVGRGHFGYTCFAKGRKGSFKGIDVAVKVIPKSKMTTAIAIEDVRREVKILRALTGHPNLVQFYEAYEDDENVYVVMELCKGGELLDKILSRGGKYSEEDARVVLIQILSVVAYCHLQGVVHRDLKPENFLFSSEDENSTLKAIDFGLSDYVKPDERLNDIVGSAYYVAPEVLHRSYGTEADMWSIGVIAYILLCGSRPFWARTESGIFRTVLKADPSFDEAPWPSLSADAKDFVKRLLNKDFRKRLTASQALSHPWLVNHLEDRKIPFDMIIHKNVKAYIGSSSLRKSALGAVAKTLTLVQLAYLKEQFTILGPNKSGLISMQNFKTAILRSATDASKDSRVLDYVNMISSIQYRKLDFEEFCAAAISVHQLEGMEVWERHARRAYDLFEKDGNRPIMIEELASELGLGPSVPIHTVLQDWIKHFDGKLSFLGFVRLLHGVSTRGLHKA; translated from the exons ATGGGACTCTGTCATGGAAAACCCCTTGAACCTTCACATACAGAACGACAAATTTCAACCTCCGCAAACGATGAAATTCTCCAACTTCCACCACCAACACCACTAACACCCACAATTCATCATGCATCAACTAAATCAtcatcaaaattcccctttttcAGTCCTAGTCCTTTACCCAGCTTCTTCAAACACTCACCAGCTCATTCTAATTCTAATTCCAATTCGAATAGTGTCAGTTCGACTCCTCTTCGGATCTTTAAGCGGCCCTTTCCGCCACCGTCTCCGGCCAAGCACATTCGGGCTCTGCTTGCGAAAAGACATGGCTCTGTGAAGCCGAATGAGGCTACGATACCGGAAGGGAGTGAGTGTGAAGTTGGGTTGGATAAGAGTTTTGGGTTTTCGAAGCAGTTTGGGGTTAATTTTGAGATTGGTCAAGAAGTGGGGCGTGGGCATTTTGGGTATACTTGTTTTGCTAAGGGGAGAAAAGGAAGCTTTAAGGGGATTGATGTTGCTGTTAAAGTCATTCCTAAATCTAAG ATGACGACGGCAATTGCTATAGAAGATGTGAGAAGAGAAGTGAAGATATTGCGAGCTCTGACCGGTCATCCGAATCTGGTACAATTCTATGAAGCCTATGAAGACGATGAAAATGTTTATGTAGTTATGGA ATTATGCAAAGGAGGTGAATTGCTAGATAAGATTCTTTCCAG GGGTGGAAAGTACTCAGAAGAGGACGCTAGAGTTGTGTTGATTCAGATATTAAGTGTGGTAGCTTACTGTCATCTACAAGGCGTTGTCCACCGTGATCTCAAGCCAGAG AATTTTCTTTTTAGTTCTGAGGATGAAAATTCGACACTGAAGGCAATTGACTTTGGACTCTCTGACTATGTAAAGCCAG ATGAGAGATTGAATGATATTGTTGGAAGTGCATATTACGTTGCCCCTGAAGTTTTGCACAGATCTTATGGGACAGAAGCAGATATGTGGAGCATTGGTGTAATTGCTTATATCCTGTTATGCGGAAGCCGACCTTTTTGGGCCAGGACAGAATCTGGCATATTTCGGACTGTACTTAAGGCAGATCCAAGTTTTGACGAAGCTCCTTGGCCTTCTTTATCGGCTGATGCAAAAGATTTTGTAAAGAGGCTGCTGAATAAAGATTTTCGTAAAAGATTAACTGCGTCTCAGGCTCTCA GTCATCCATGGCTGGTAAATCACTTAGAGGATAGAAAGATTCCGTTTGATATGATAATCCACAAGAACGTCAAAGCATACATAGGCTCATCTTCTTTACGTAAATCAGCGTTAGGG GCTGTTGCAAAGACATTGACATTAGTGCAGCTAGCATATCTCAAAGAACAATTTACTATTTTAGGGCCAAACAAAAGTGGGCTCATCTCTATGCAGAACTTCAAGACG GCTATTTTAAGGAGCGCCACTGATGCCTCGAAGGATTCACGGGTCTTAGATTATGTGAACATG ATTAGCTCAATCCAATATCGAAAATTAGATTTTGAGGAATTTTGTGCTGCTGCTATAAGTGTCCATCAACTGGAGGGAATGGAAGTTTGGGAGCGACATGCAAGACGTGCCTACGATCTTTTTGAGAAGGATGGAAATAGACCTATCATGATTGAAGAGCTTGCCTCG GAACTTGGACTTGGCCCCTCGGTACCTATTCATACGGTACTCCAAGATTGGATAAAACACTTTGACGGAAAGCTTAGTTTCTTAGGGTTTGTCAGACTCCTGCACGGAGTTTCAACTCGCGGACTTCACAAGGCTTGA